The following proteins are encoded in a genomic region of Magallana gigas chromosome 1, xbMagGiga1.1, whole genome shotgun sequence:
- the LOC117685758 gene encoding uncharacterized protein — MAEAQLSYMNVARKNEERSKNPVLRELLQQPPKTTCTQEQQDPSQQQQQQQNTPSPKNFSEFQSLWNNLQLELDLKNFDSGNSPQEEQFSTLDIADLDDQSVLFQKYLISDNKATPCLDSSAKTIPSTKTIPSTKTIPSSKTIPSTKIILKKGNSAPCSSRKPDKSTNNSTYSGFIPITTTPKESEGITASHNSAFSPLSPCQSPPQMESGAFAGVEDSILTELRRRYKLKRRMVQKMPAVHPYPLHQELQSLRELKEAMSVNIQQMDTLINYLEDYFRVRRVNFVSV; from the exons ATGGCTGAGGCTCAGTTAtcgtacat GAACGTTGCAAGGAAAAATGAAGAGAGAAGTAAAAACCCCGTACTTCGGGAATTACTTCAACAACCACCAAAAACTACGTGTACACAGGAACAGCAGGATCCatcacaacaacaacaacaacaacaaaacacgccGTCTCCAAAGAATTTCTCGGAATTCCAATCTCTATGGAACAATCTCCAGCTCGAGTTAGATTTGAAAAACTTTGATTCTGG caACTCTCCCCAAGAAGAACAATTCTCAACCCTTGACATTGCGGACCTGGACGACCAAAGTGTACTTTTTCAGAAGTACCTGATATCTGACAACAAGGCCACGCCATGTCTGGATTCATCAGCAAAGACCATCCCATCTACAAAGACGATCCCATCAACAAAGACCATCCCATCATCAAAGACTATCCCATCAACAAAGATTATTCTCAAGAAAGGAAACTCTGCACCCTGCAGTTCCAGAAAACCAGACAAGTCAACAAATAATTCTACCTACTCAGGTTTTATCCCTATAACAACAACACCAAAAGAATCAGAGGGTATCACCGCATCACACAACTCTGCCTTTTCTCCCCTCTCTCCATGTCAGTCCCCCCCACAAATGGAAAGCGGGGCTTTTGCAGGCGTGGAGGATTCAATCTTAACCGAACTAAG aAGACGCTATAAACTAAAAAGAAGAATGGTGCAAAAAATGCCTGCTGTGCACCCTTACCCTCTCCACCAAGAACTGCAGTCTCTGAGAGAACTAAAGGAGGCTATGAGTGTCAATATCCAACAGATGGACACTCTAATTAACTACCTTGAGGACTATTTCAGAGTACGGAGGGTGAATTTTGTTTCCGTGTAA